From a single Mobula birostris isolate sMobBir1 chromosome 13, sMobBir1.hap1, whole genome shotgun sequence genomic region:
- the LOC140208281 gene encoding uncharacterized protein isoform X1, producing the protein MAHQRVHTGERQFTCSDCGKGFTSSSQLKVHQRVHTGERPFTCSDCGKGFVESSQLKVHQRVHTGERPFTCSVCGKGFTQSSQLKVHQQVHTGERPFTCSNCGKGFTQASHLLRHQSVHTGEWPFTCTDCGKGFTQSSPLMAHQRVHTGERPFTCSDCGKGFTWSSDLMAHQRVHTRERPFTCSECGKGFTTSSQLKVHQRVHTGERPFTCSDCGKGFTLSSNLKAHQRVYNGERPFTCSDCGKGFTSSSQLLRHQSVHTGEWLFTCSDCGKGFTSSSQLKVHQRVHTGERPFTCSDCGKGFTSSSQLLRHQSVHTGERPFSCSVCGKGFILSSQLKVHQRVHTGERPFTCSDCGKGFTSSSQLLRHQSVHTGERPFTCSDCGKGFTSSSQLKVHQRVHTGERPFTCSECGKGFTQLIHLQRHQQAHTG; encoded by the coding sequence atggcacaccagcgagttcacaccggggagcggcagttcacctgctcggactgtgggaaaggattcacttcgtcatctcaactgaaggtacatcagcgagttcacactggagagaggccgttcacctgctcagactgtgggaagggattcgtagagtcatctcaactgaaggtacatcagcgagttcacactggggagaggccgttcacttgttcagtgtgtgggaagggattcactcagtcatctcagcttaaggtacatcagcaagttcacactggagagaggccgttcacctgctcaaactgtgggaagggattcactcaggcatctcacctactgagacaccagtcagttcacactggagagtggccattcacctgcacagactgtgggaagggattcactcagtcatcccccctaatggcacaccagcgagttcacactggggagaggccgttcacctgctcagactgtgggaagggattcacttggtcatctgacctaatggctcaccagcgagttcacacaagggagaggccgttcacctgctcggaatgtgggaagggattcactacatcatctcaactgaaggtacatcagcgagttcacactggggagagaccattcacctgctcagactgtgggaagggatttactttgTCATCGAATTTGAAGGCGCATCAGAGAGTTTAcaatggagagaggccattcacctgctcagattgtgggaagggattcacttcgtcatctcagttactgagacaccagtcagttcacactggagagtggctgttcacctgctcggactgtgggaagggattcacttcgtcatctcaactgaaggtacatcagcgagttcacactggggagaggccattcacctgctcagactgtgggaagggattcacttcgtcatctcagttactgagacaccagtcagttcacactggtgagaggccgttctcctgctcagtgtgtgggaagggattcattctgtcatcacaactaaaggtacatcagcgagttcacactggggagaggcctttcacctgctcagactgtgggaagggattcacttcatcatctcagttactgagacaccagtcagttcacactggtgagaggccgttcacctgctcagactgtgggaaaggattcacttcgtcatctcaacttaaggtacatcagcgagttcacactggggaaagaccattcacctgctcagagtgtgggaaaggattcactcagttaatccacctacagagacaccagcaagctcacactgggtag